A genomic window from Microbacterium sp. ET2 includes:
- a CDS encoding acyl-CoA synthetase encodes MPAAATPRAFRARDLQLARALFAAIVAVMITFSPDHSAAIGLSVFSGFAIATGLVFLLAAWLVYPAGARWQAILMGILSVVAGMAGGIPAWRSEVTFVVIVAVWALATGLTEALSSWREVRLSRGAPELAVAAREARDGLAVGLITLVLSVALISVPVSYALEYTIDEAGTFTLTGTTIGVGILGGYAAIIAVWLAIAGFSPRPAAVAETTEPTGDAAAVSSTEDSR; translated from the coding sequence ATGCCTGCTGCCGCCACTCCCCGCGCTTTCCGTGCGCGCGACCTGCAGCTCGCGCGTGCCCTCTTCGCGGCGATCGTCGCGGTGATGATCACCTTCTCGCCCGACCACTCGGCCGCCATCGGCCTGTCGGTCTTCAGTGGATTCGCGATCGCGACCGGCCTCGTCTTCCTCCTCGCGGCCTGGCTCGTCTATCCCGCGGGTGCGCGGTGGCAGGCGATCCTCATGGGCATCCTCAGCGTGGTCGCAGGCATGGCGGGCGGCATCCCGGCGTGGCGGTCGGAGGTCACGTTCGTCGTCATCGTCGCCGTCTGGGCGCTTGCGACCGGACTCACCGAGGCCCTGTCGTCGTGGCGAGAGGTGCGCCTCTCCCGCGGAGCCCCCGAGCTCGCCGTCGCCGCCCGCGAGGCCCGCGACGGTCTGGCGGTGGGCCTCATCACCCTCGTGCTGAGCGTCGCCCTGATCTCGGTGCCGGTGTCGTACGCGCTGGAATACACGATCGACGAGGCGGGCACCTTCACCCTCACCGGCACGACGATCGGTGTCGGCATCCTGGGCGGCTATGCCGCCATCATCGCGGTGTGGCTGGCGATCGCCGGCTTCTCGCCGCGCCCCGCGGCGGTCGCAGAGACCACCGAACCCACTGGTGACGCCGCTGCGGTGTCATCCACGGAGGATTCCCGATGA
- a CDS encoding amino acid transporter, protein MTDKLTRRDLLKPVQLLGLAFGAALFAGFVTLMSMGFFQQGGGEQASRALVVAGIVAGVTFIVTLLIVSLLLLAVDPATVQKPMDRPVLYDDPADAPDAPGGGSTTP, encoded by the coding sequence ATGACCGACAAGCTCACCCGACGCGATCTGCTCAAGCCCGTGCAGCTTCTGGGTCTCGCCTTCGGGGCGGCGCTCTTCGCGGGTTTCGTGACCCTGATGTCGATGGGGTTCTTCCAGCAGGGCGGCGGCGAGCAGGCCTCCCGCGCGCTCGTGGTCGCCGGCATCGTGGCCGGGGTGACGTTCATCGTCACCCTGCTGATCGTCTCGCTGCTGCTCCTGGCCGTCGACCCCGCCACCGTGCAGAAGCCGATGGATCGCCCGGTGCTCTACGACGACCCCGCCGACGCGCCCGACGCGCCGGGCGGCGGGTCGACGACCCCGTAG
- a CDS encoding amidohydrolase family protein — MTSTDTSRNHLRIATEEAWAPPEIIALYRRHLSDKTIADIGFSSLMGYFLSSPHPQPQAVVARLQDAAERRLSDMDATGIDHQVLALTSPGTQVLDAAEGTSIARLANDRLAEITRSHPSRFSGLAAVSYEDVDAAVVELRRAVSELGLKGLILNDHIRGAYIDAPRFAPLLAALEELDVPLYLHPNTPPDSMIGPYFEAGLDGAVHGFGASAGLHLLRIITSGVLDRHPRLRVVVGHLGEGLPFWLHRIDHMHAKQVASGRYDAIKPLAQPPSAYFSSQIWLTTSGMPWGPAIMFTREVIGADRVMYAMDYPYQFDGAEVDAQEALPISDDEKADFFERTARKVFALDF, encoded by the coding sequence GTGACATCGACCGACACTTCGCGAAACCATCTGCGGATCGCGACCGAGGAGGCCTGGGCCCCGCCGGAGATCATCGCCCTCTACCGTCGGCACCTCTCCGATAAGACGATCGCAGACATCGGGTTCTCGAGCCTCATGGGCTACTTCCTCAGTTCGCCCCATCCGCAGCCTCAGGCGGTCGTGGCACGACTGCAGGATGCCGCGGAGCGTCGCCTGTCGGACATGGACGCCACCGGGATCGACCATCAGGTGCTGGCCCTCACCTCTCCGGGGACCCAGGTGCTGGATGCCGCGGAGGGAACGAGCATCGCGCGCCTGGCCAACGATCGTCTGGCGGAGATCACGCGCTCTCATCCGTCGAGATTCTCCGGCCTCGCGGCGGTGTCGTACGAGGACGTCGACGCTGCCGTGGTCGAGCTTCGACGGGCCGTATCCGAGCTCGGGCTGAAAGGCCTGATCCTCAACGACCACATCCGGGGCGCCTACATCGACGCCCCGCGGTTCGCGCCGCTCCTCGCGGCGCTGGAAGAGCTGGATGTGCCGCTGTACCTGCACCCCAACACTCCGCCGGACAGCATGATCGGCCCCTACTTCGAAGCCGGTCTGGATGGCGCCGTGCACGGGTTCGGTGCGAGCGCCGGCCTGCACCTGCTGCGAATCATCACGTCCGGCGTCCTCGACCGGCACCCTCGTCTGCGGGTCGTCGTCGGTCATCTCGGCGAGGGGCTGCCCTTCTGGCTGCACCGCATCGACCATATGCACGCAAAGCAGGTCGCCTCGGGACGCTACGACGCGATCAAGCCGCTGGCTCAGCCGCCGTCCGCGTACTTCTCGTCGCAGATCTGGTTGACGACCTCCGGGATGCCGTGGGGTCCGGCCATCATGTTCACGCGCGAGGTGATCGGCGCCGATCGCGTCATGTACGCGATGGACTACCCCTACCAGTTCGACGGGGCCGAGGTCGACGCGCAGGAGGCCCTTCCGATCAGCGACGACGAGAAGGCGGACTTCTTCGAGCGAACGGCGCGGAAGGTCTTCGCGCTCGACTTCTGA
- a CDS encoding thiamine pyrophosphate-dependent enzyme, giving the protein MSLFRALTQASRPLIVTTYLGRRHSAVPRLVDLAERLGIPVVEYNAEVLSFPRDHPLHAGDDPHPFLAEADVILAIDIVVPWVDVLGRPTSDAAVFVVNEDPLQESLPLWYVPAGRFVRADAETVLRQLLDRCAPAPDEAARTRTAASRRMLSEMRDAVDRQADSDLAASRLTPASVARVLSGLLDDDAVVVNEAISNAPTIWRHLPRRRPGTLYGNRGTALGWSGGGALGIKLAEPDATVVSIVGDGTFFFSAPASTYWMAEHYGLAVLTVVLDNGGWNATKRNLERLHPDGTAARTDRLWVNLQQSTDFGGVAAAAGGAWSGTVADFDQLEGVLREGLRHVEAGTPAVVTVHLVPISAQPEDAADPHRHHHHIPMERAAP; this is encoded by the coding sequence ATGAGTCTCTTCCGAGCGCTGACGCAGGCGTCCCGGCCCCTCATCGTCACGACGTACCTCGGGCGGCGGCACTCCGCCGTTCCTCGGCTCGTCGATCTCGCGGAGCGGCTCGGCATCCCGGTCGTCGAGTACAACGCCGAAGTGCTGAGCTTCCCTCGCGATCACCCCCTCCACGCCGGCGATGATCCACATCCCTTCCTCGCGGAGGCGGATGTGATCCTCGCGATCGACATCGTCGTCCCGTGGGTGGATGTGCTCGGCCGGCCCACGTCGGACGCCGCGGTGTTCGTGGTGAACGAGGATCCTCTCCAGGAGTCCCTGCCGCTCTGGTACGTGCCCGCCGGCCGGTTCGTGCGTGCCGACGCCGAGACGGTTCTCCGCCAGCTGCTCGACCGCTGTGCGCCCGCGCCGGACGAGGCTGCGCGGACCCGGACGGCCGCCTCCCGCCGGATGCTGTCGGAGATGCGGGACGCAGTGGATCGGCAGGCGGATTCAGACCTCGCCGCCTCCCGCCTCACTCCCGCGAGCGTGGCCAGGGTCCTCAGCGGCCTGCTCGACGACGACGCGGTCGTCGTCAACGAGGCCATCTCGAACGCCCCGACGATCTGGCGACACCTGCCGCGCCGACGTCCGGGCACCCTGTACGGCAATCGCGGCACCGCTCTCGGCTGGTCGGGCGGCGGCGCGCTCGGGATCAAGCTCGCAGAGCCGGATGCGACGGTGGTCAGCATCGTCGGAGACGGAACGTTCTTCTTCTCGGCGCCCGCCTCCACCTACTGGATGGCGGAGCACTACGGCCTGGCGGTCCTCACCGTCGTCCTCGACAACGGCGGGTGGAACGCCACGAAGCGCAACCTGGAGCGCCTCCATCCCGACGGGACCGCCGCGCGTACCGACCGGCTGTGGGTGAACCTGCAGCAGAGCACCGACTTCGGCGGTGTGGCGGCCGCGGCAGGGGGCGCCTGGAGCGGAACTGTGGCGGATTTCGATCAGCTCGAGGGCGTCCTGCGCGAGGGCTTGCGTCACGTGGAGGCGGGAACGCCCGCCGTCGTGACCGTGCACCTCGTCCCCATCTCCGCCCAGCCGGAGGACGCCGCGGACCCGCACCGGCACCATCACCACATCCCCATGGAAAGGGCGGCACCGTGA
- a CDS encoding aldehyde dehydrogenase family protein: protein MSTTTMQNEVVGHVIGGERAPADRTFEVRNPSRTAEVVGVVADGTAADAVRAVDAAAEAAGAWAATSIAERVERLRRIADAVDAHAEQLIDLATRENGSIVATIRREVAASADSFRHVADYLSRVLVPKEFAGQTAGESVHVERRPYGVVACIVPWNAPVLLTANKLAPAIAAGNAVVLKPSPFAPLAVSLLAALAADVLPPGVVNIVNGDADVVRALVDDARVRKVSFTGGGATAKHVMRQAADSLLPVHFELGGNDPAIVLADADLPVTADRIVLSAFRRAGQVCFATKRVYVQRGVADEFARLLVERVDRMVVGDAQDERSDMGPVNNTGQFARVTELLERTRAAGRDVRILGSKLDEAAWGGGHFLLPAVVLDARQNDEVVREEQFGPILPVVVVDDEEEAVRYANDTEYGLCSSVWSASRDHALDVAARIEAGVTFVNSAMFSETGAREIPMGGWKQSGIGWEGSPYGIDEYLQFHSVDVHALPDSGSAS, encoded by the coding sequence ATGAGCACGACGACGATGCAGAACGAGGTGGTCGGACACGTGATCGGGGGCGAGCGCGCGCCCGCCGACCGCACCTTCGAGGTGCGCAATCCCAGCCGGACGGCCGAGGTCGTCGGAGTGGTGGCGGACGGCACGGCGGCTGATGCGGTGAGGGCGGTGGATGCGGCCGCGGAAGCGGCGGGCGCCTGGGCCGCCACGTCGATCGCCGAACGGGTCGAGCGGCTGCGTCGTATCGCCGACGCCGTCGACGCCCACGCCGAGCAGCTGATCGACCTCGCGACGCGCGAGAACGGCAGCATCGTCGCGACGATCCGGCGGGAGGTGGCGGCGTCGGCCGACTCCTTCCGCCATGTCGCCGACTACCTCTCCCGTGTCCTCGTGCCGAAGGAGTTCGCCGGGCAGACGGCCGGCGAATCCGTCCATGTCGAGCGGCGGCCCTACGGCGTCGTGGCCTGCATCGTGCCGTGGAATGCGCCGGTGCTCCTGACCGCCAACAAGCTCGCCCCTGCGATCGCCGCAGGCAATGCCGTGGTGCTCAAGCCCTCCCCGTTCGCGCCGCTCGCCGTGTCCCTGCTCGCCGCACTCGCGGCAGACGTGCTGCCCCCGGGCGTGGTCAACATCGTCAACGGCGATGCCGACGTCGTCCGTGCGCTCGTCGATGATGCGCGCGTGCGGAAGGTGTCGTTCACCGGAGGCGGGGCGACGGCGAAGCACGTCATGCGGCAGGCCGCCGACTCGCTCCTGCCGGTGCACTTCGAGCTCGGCGGCAACGATCCCGCGATCGTGCTGGCCGACGCCGATCTCCCGGTCACCGCCGACCGGATCGTGCTGTCGGCCTTCCGGCGCGCCGGCCAGGTCTGCTTCGCGACGAAGCGCGTCTACGTGCAGCGCGGTGTCGCCGACGAGTTCGCCCGGCTGCTGGTGGAGCGGGTAGACCGGATGGTCGTGGGAGACGCCCAGGACGAGCGCTCCGACATGGGCCCGGTCAACAACACCGGCCAGTTCGCGCGGGTGACCGAGCTGCTGGAGCGCACCCGCGCAGCCGGTCGTGATGTCCGGATCCTCGGATCGAAGCTCGATGAGGCCGCGTGGGGCGGTGGGCATTTCCTGTTGCCCGCCGTCGTCCTGGACGCCCGGCAGAACGATGAGGTCGTGCGCGAGGAGCAGTTCGGCCCGATCCTGCCGGTCGTGGTCGTCGATGACGAAGAGGAAGCGGTCAGGTACGCCAACGACACGGAGTACGGTCTGTGCTCGTCGGTGTGGTCGGCGTCGCGCGACCACGCGCTCGACGTCGCCGCGCGCATCGAGGCCGGTGTGACGTTCGTCAACAGCGCGATGTTCTCCGAGACGGGCGCCCGCGAGATACCGATGGGTGGCTGGAAGCAGAGCGGCATCGGGTGGGAGGGGTCGCCCTACGGCATCGACGAGTACCTGCAGTTCCACAGCGTCGACGTCCATGCCCTTCCCGACTCGGGCTCCGCCTCCTGA
- a CDS encoding aminoglycoside phosphotransferase family protein, with product MTGSHPAPAIDASRIDAQLVRALIAEQFPEWAHLPVRSVPHGGNDHRMFRLGEALSVRLPSAPGYVPQVAKEQRWLPHLAPSLPLPIPAVHGAGRPSRGFAGPWSVYGWIEGDPAGVVEVDDASRFAADLAAFLVALRAVDAAGGPSPGLHSGYRGGPLAHYDDETAAIIDRLSGRERDLAGGMWRDALAASFDGPPVWVHGDVSINNLLARDGRLSAVVDFGCSAVGDPACDTVIAWTFFDGPAARVFRRELAVDDGTWVRGRGWALWKALIMITHIPADQRLLARRVLDRLFAER from the coding sequence GTGACCGGAAGCCACCCGGCCCCCGCTATCGATGCATCCCGGATCGACGCACAGCTCGTCCGGGCGCTGATCGCCGAGCAGTTCCCCGAATGGGCGCACCTCCCTGTGCGCTCCGTGCCCCACGGCGGGAACGACCACCGCATGTTCCGCCTCGGCGAGGCGCTGTCGGTTCGCCTGCCGTCCGCGCCCGGCTACGTGCCGCAGGTCGCCAAAGAGCAGCGCTGGTTGCCGCATCTCGCGCCATCGTTGCCACTCCCGATCCCGGCGGTGCACGGCGCCGGCCGCCCCTCCCGCGGCTTCGCGGGACCGTGGTCGGTGTACGGCTGGATCGAGGGCGACCCGGCCGGCGTGGTCGAGGTCGATGACGCATCGCGGTTCGCCGCGGACCTCGCCGCCTTCCTCGTCGCCCTCCGCGCGGTGGACGCCGCCGGTGGCCCGTCCCCGGGCCTGCACAGCGGATACCGCGGCGGTCCGTTGGCGCATTACGACGACGAGACGGCGGCGATCATCGACCGGCTCTCCGGTCGAGAGCGCGATCTCGCCGGGGGGATGTGGCGCGACGCGCTGGCCGCATCCTTCGACGGGCCGCCGGTGTGGGTGCACGGTGACGTGTCCATCAACAACCTGCTGGCACGCGACGGGCGCCTGAGCGCGGTGGTGGACTTCGGATGCTCCGCCGTCGGTGATCCGGCCTGCGACACCGTCATCGCGTGGACCTTCTTCGACGGCCCCGCAGCGCGCGTCTTCCGTCGAGAGCTCGCCGTCGACGACGGCACCTGGGTGCGGGGGCGCGGCTGGGCCCTGTGGAAGGCGCTGATCATGATCACCCACATCCCCGCCGACCAGCGCCTGCTGGCGCGCCGCGTTCTGGACCGCCTGTTCGCGGAGCGCTGA
- a CDS encoding YqjF family protein encodes MTLERDAPPLQRRAVIAQRWSDAVFLHWRVTPDAVAPLLPRGVEPDVFDGSAWVGLVPFVLSEFRFLPLPPVPFVGTFREINVRTYGVDAAGRRGVVFRTLEAEHLAPVLAARAIFGLPYRWARMGMRKTGPLIEYRSRRRRVDGRAVGPGTRIAVERTTEPVDTALSRFLTARWGFHETHLGQTIWAANEHAPWPLVEARVRALDDGLVSDAGFPGLAGRTPDSVLATPAQHPGFHTRFSRAVRI; translated from the coding sequence GTGACCCTCGAGCGCGATGCCCCGCCCCTGCAACGGCGCGCCGTCATCGCGCAGCGCTGGAGTGACGCGGTGTTCCTGCACTGGCGGGTCACGCCCGACGCAGTCGCGCCGCTCCTCCCCCGCGGGGTGGAGCCCGACGTCTTCGACGGGTCGGCCTGGGTCGGCCTCGTGCCGTTCGTGCTGAGCGAGTTCCGGTTCCTGCCGCTTCCTCCGGTGCCGTTCGTCGGCACGTTCCGCGAGATCAACGTCCGCACCTACGGCGTCGACGCCGCCGGGCGGCGGGGCGTCGTCTTCCGCACCCTCGAGGCCGAGCACCTGGCGCCGGTACTGGCGGCGCGGGCGATCTTCGGCCTTCCCTACCGGTGGGCGCGGATGGGGATGCGCAAGACCGGCCCGCTCATCGAATACCGCTCCCGGCGGCGCCGCGTCGACGGCCGCGCTGTGGGCCCCGGCACCCGCATCGCCGTCGAGCGCACCACCGAACCGGTCGACACCGCGCTGTCGCGCTTCCTCACCGCGCGATGGGGGTTCCACGAGACGCATCTCGGGCAGACGATCTGGGCGGCCAACGAGCACGCGCCGTGGCCGCTGGTCGAGGCGCGCGTGCGGGCGCTCGACGACGGCCTGGTCTCAGACGCCGGGTTCCCCGGTCTCGCCGGTCGCACGCCGGATTCCGTGCTGGCGACGCCGGCGCAGCATCCGGGGTTCCACACCCGCTTCAGCCGCGCCGTCCGCATCTGA
- a CDS encoding NADPH-dependent FMN reductase, with protein MSTYQVGYFIGSLSSTSINRVLSKALIRLAPDDLEFTEIPIGDLPLYSPDFDSAYPPEARALKEAISGSDAVMFVTPEYNRSIPGALKNAIDWASRPWGENSFDHIPAAVVGASVGQIGTAVAQQSLRGVLSYCNARQMTAPEAYIQFSEEVFGPDGEIHAEDTEAFLRDFMSEFRDHVERVLTVLPR; from the coding sequence ATGTCCACGTATCAGGTCGGGTACTTCATCGGCAGCCTCTCGTCGACATCCATCAACCGGGTGCTGTCGAAGGCGCTCATCCGCCTCGCGCCCGACGATCTCGAATTCACCGAGATCCCCATCGGGGATCTGCCTCTGTACAGCCCCGACTTCGACAGCGCTTATCCGCCCGAGGCGCGCGCACTCAAAGAGGCGATCAGCGGCTCCGACGCCGTCATGTTCGTCACGCCCGAGTACAACCGCAGTATCCCCGGTGCGCTGAAGAATGCGATCGACTGGGCGTCGCGGCCCTGGGGTGAGAACTCGTTCGACCACATTCCGGCTGCCGTGGTCGGCGCCTCGGTCGGACAGATCGGCACCGCGGTGGCTCAGCAGAGCCTGCGGGGAGTCCTCAGCTACTGCAACGCACGTCAGATGACCGCTCCCGAGGCCTACATCCAGTTCTCCGAGGAGGTCTTCGGCCCCGATGGCGAGATTCACGCGGAAGACACCGAGGCGTTTCTCCGCGACTTCATGAGCGAATTCCGCGACCACGTCGAACGGGTGCTCACCGTCCTTCCGCGCTGA